The following proteins come from a genomic window of Tepidiforma thermophila:
- a CDS encoding enoyl-CoA hydratase/isomerase family protein produces MVSPSPTPELLVEHSDYILTITLNRPDRLNAISGPMLSALSKTLQEANIDRDVRCVILTGAGRGFCAGLDLKDQMSGGDGSLQPGRGGYQLFDLHNSPPIVINRMDKPMICALNGAAAGYGMDLALGCDIRIASEHAKMGAVFAKRGVLPESGGCWYLPRLLGWARAAEVAFLGDVLDAQRSLELGLVNKVVPHDQLMTEARAWATKIANNAPLSVQATKRMMRLGMEETFEAAVDHIYLQLLPLFQSEDFKEGLAAFAERREPVFKGR; encoded by the coding sequence GTGGTTTCGCCGTCGCCAACCCCCGAGCTGCTTGTCGAACACTCGGACTACATCCTGACCATCACGCTCAACCGCCCCGACCGCCTCAACGCGATCAGCGGTCCGATGCTCAGTGCGCTTTCAAAGACACTCCAGGAAGCCAACATCGACCGCGACGTCCGCTGTGTCATCCTGACCGGCGCCGGACGCGGCTTTTGCGCAGGCCTCGACCTGAAGGACCAGATGTCGGGCGGCGACGGCTCGCTCCAGCCTGGCCGCGGCGGATATCAGCTGTTCGACCTCCATAATTCGCCGCCTATCGTCATCAACCGCATGGACAAGCCGATGATCTGCGCCCTCAACGGCGCCGCCGCGGGCTACGGTATGGACCTCGCCCTCGGCTGCGACATCCGCATCGCCAGCGAGCACGCCAAGATGGGAGCCGTCTTCGCGAAGCGCGGCGTGCTGCCCGAGAGCGGCGGGTGCTGGTACCTGCCGCGCCTGCTTGGGTGGGCCCGCGCCGCGGAGGTCGCCTTCCTCGGCGATGTCCTCGATGCCCAGCGTTCGCTCGAGCTTGGGCTGGTCAACAAGGTCGTACCCCATGACCAGCTCATGACCGAAGCCCGGGCATGGGCGACCAAGATCGCGAACAACGCGCCGCTGAGCGTCCAGGCCACCAAGCGCATGATGCGGCTCGGGATGGAGGAGACGTTCGAAGCGGCTGTCGACCACATCTATCTCCAGCTGCTGCCGCTCTTCCAGAGCGAGGACTTCAAGGAGGGCCTGGCTGCCTTTGCCGAGCGCCGGGAGCCGGTCTTCAAGGGCCGGTAG
- a CDS encoding M15 family metallopeptidase, whose product MRRARAVGERREAFNWQPVFIASVVAVMLSIVILVTVAADGASRGNGSPPPAEPAGPATEPATTPAAAWSSPTPTEPPARQTPSPTPNADGAIVVACGDILAPLDKQHRLPADCEPPDLERLPAEISFGGAQYLRREALDALLELFDAARRDGYSLAVNSSYRSYATQAQTYNSWVQLYGQEYADRTSARPGHSEHQLGTTADVGARGLFLENFAGTPEAAWLQENAWKFGFIISYPAGKEHITGYAYEPWHIRYVGRDVAAEVHRSGLTLREYLLQR is encoded by the coding sequence GTGCGTCGCGCACGGGCGGTCGGGGAGCGGCGCGAGGCGTTCAACTGGCAGCCCGTCTTCATCGCGTCAGTGGTCGCGGTCATGCTCAGCATCGTCATCCTTGTGACGGTTGCGGCTGATGGTGCGAGCCGGGGAAACGGCAGTCCGCCGCCGGCCGAGCCGGCCGGGCCGGCGACAGAACCGGCGACGACACCGGCGGCTGCCTGGAGTTCGCCCACGCCGACCGAGCCGCCTGCCAGGCAGACACCTTCGCCCACGCCGAATGCCGACGGAGCGATCGTCGTTGCTTGCGGGGACATCCTCGCCCCGCTCGACAAGCAGCACCGTCTCCCCGCCGACTGTGAGCCGCCCGACCTCGAGCGGCTGCCGGCGGAGATTTCCTTCGGCGGCGCCCAGTATCTTCGGCGTGAGGCGCTCGATGCCCTGCTCGAACTGTTCGACGCCGCGCGGCGGGACGGCTACAGCCTCGCGGTGAACAGCAGCTATCGCAGCTACGCCACCCAGGCCCAAACCTACAACTCGTGGGTGCAGCTGTACGGACAGGAGTACGCCGACCGCACGAGCGCGCGGCCCGGCCACTCCGAACACCAGCTCGGGACGACGGCTGATGTTGGGGCGCGCGGGCTCTTCCTGGAGAACTTTGCCGGAACGCCCGAGGCAGCCTGGCTCCAGGAGAACGCCTGGAAATTCGGCTTCATCATCAGCTACCCGGCAGGCAAGGAGCACATCACCGGGTATGCCTATGAGCCCTGGCACATCCGCTATGTCGGTCGCGATGTGGCGGCGGAGGTCCACCGTTCAGGCCTGACGCTTCGGGAGTATTTGCTCCAGCGCTGA
- a CDS encoding transglycosylase SLT domain-containing protein — protein sequence MAIDPLAAGAPSPLHVSLAEAGLHARSLREGGFAAALRHASAPAGAPGLQPARAAGKSPAAGRPAPEPHTPVVSREPAGDPDRWDGLLNRLGQKYGVPPLFLKAVMLIESGGRPDAIGDGGHSVGLFQLHDQGYGHEMGDLRFDPEANADRAARGLAASWRKLEQAGYSGEYLVRAAYDDTFNPGGGFAHQGDALVRTLNRLLAQQGLPPLA from the coding sequence ATGGCGATCGACCCGCTGGCGGCCGGTGCTCCGTCACCTCTCCATGTGTCACTCGCTGAGGCGGGACTGCACGCGCGCTCCCTCCGCGAGGGAGGATTCGCCGCTGCGCTCCGCCATGCCTCCGCGCCGGCAGGCGCTCCCGGTCTGCAACCTGCGCGCGCCGCTGGCAAATCCCCGGCCGCGGGCCGGCCAGCTCCCGAGCCGCACACCCCGGTCGTCTCGCGCGAGCCCGCGGGCGACCCCGACCGCTGGGACGGCCTGCTGAACCGGCTGGGGCAGAAATACGGGGTTCCCCCGCTCTTCCTGAAAGCGGTGATGCTCATCGAGAGTGGCGGCCGGCCAGATGCGATCGGCGACGGCGGTCACTCCGTCGGCCTCTTCCAGCTCCACGACCAAGGGTACGGCCATGAGATGGGCGACCTCCGCTTCGACCCCGAGGCGAACGCTGACCGCGCGGCCCGCGGACTGGCTGCCTCGTGGCGGAAGCTCGAGCAGGCCGGGTATTCGGGCGAATACCTGGTCCGCGCCGCGTACGACGATACCTTCAACCCGGGCGGCGGGTTTGCCCACCAGGGCGACGCGCTGGTTCGCACCTTGAACCGGCTGCTTGCTCAACAGGGCCTGCCGCCACTTGCCTGA
- the tatA gene encoding twin-arginine translocase TatA/TatE family subunit, whose amino-acid sequence MFGSLGAPELIIIALVIVLIFGVGKISGLGRELGTSIKEFRRAVKDEDAEAQKQPQQPTYQQVTQAPPPPPPVAAQPPASSQQQTGDSSNRNTPNLF is encoded by the coding sequence ATGTTCGGTTCCCTCGGAGCCCCGGAGCTCATCATCATTGCCCTCGTCATCGTCCTCATCTTCGGTGTCGGGAAGATCTCCGGGCTCGGGCGCGAGCTCGGCACGTCGATCAAGGAGTTCCGCCGTGCCGTCAAGGACGAGGATGCTGAGGCGCAGAAGCAGCCGCAGCAGCCGACCTACCAGCAGGTCACGCAGGCGCCTCCCCCACCCCCTCCCGTCGCCGCCCAGCCGCCTGCCTCGAGCCAGCAGCAGACCGGCGACTCCAGCAACCGCAACACCCCCAACCTGTTTTAA
- a CDS encoding DMT family transporter, which translates to MDAAVARALGELGLSPRHRGLLAVLGAAVLWSTGGLFIKWVTLDALGVTMWRSGFAALTIIALVRPRPVWPRQVSRLTWAIAVTYALTLVMFVAATKLTTAANAIFLQYTAPVYLLFAGPLLLRERVTRLDVAAVVIAFGGMSLFFVGRFEGDALGGNLLAAASGVTLAAMFMLLRAPGCTQETRPLAMLLGNLLLVAALVPVNLVRGGTAQFAPSPGDLAGLAFLGVVQIGLAYLLFGYAMRTVPALEASLIGMLEPVLNPVWVFLVLGETPGWWAVLGGAIIIGAVTFRTWVTERAARLPGPEGPGMPR; encoded by the coding sequence GTGGACGCCGCTGTTGCGCGTGCCCTGGGCGAACTGGGGTTGAGCCCGCGCCACCGCGGCCTCCTTGCCGTGCTCGGCGCGGCCGTCCTGTGGAGCACCGGAGGGCTCTTTATCAAGTGGGTCACGCTCGATGCACTCGGGGTCACCATGTGGCGCTCCGGATTCGCCGCCCTCACCATCATCGCACTTGTCCGTCCGCGGCCGGTATGGCCGCGGCAGGTGAGCCGGCTCACGTGGGCGATCGCCGTAACGTACGCGCTCACCCTGGTCATGTTCGTGGCTGCGACGAAGCTCACGACGGCCGCAAATGCCATCTTCCTCCAGTACACGGCTCCGGTGTACCTGCTGTTCGCTGGCCCGCTCTTGCTCCGTGAGCGGGTCACCCGGCTCGACGTCGCAGCCGTCGTCATCGCATTCGGAGGCATGAGTCTCTTCTTCGTCGGCAGGTTCGAAGGCGATGCCCTCGGCGGCAATCTCCTTGCTGCAGCCTCCGGGGTCACGCTGGCGGCGATGTTCATGCTCCTCCGTGCGCCGGGGTGTACGCAGGAGACGCGCCCTCTCGCGATGCTGCTGGGCAACCTCCTGCTGGTTGCGGCCCTGGTGCCCGTTAACCTCGTCCGCGGCGGCACTGCGCAGTTCGCCCCGAGTCCGGGCGATCTGGCCGGGCTGGCCTTCCTTGGCGTCGTCCAGATCGGCCTCGCTTACCTGCTGTTTGGGTACGCCATGCGGACCGTCCCCGCCCTCGAGGCGTCGCTTATCGGGATGCTGGAGCCGGTCCTGAACCCCGTCTGGGTGTTTCTCGTCCTTGGCGAAACTCCCGGGTGGTGGGCGGTGCTCGGCGGCGCGATCATCATCGGGGCAGTGACGTTCCGCACCTGGGTCACCGAACGCGCTGCCCGCCTGCCGGGCCCCGAAGGCCCCGGGATGCCCCGCTGA
- a CDS encoding endonuclease III domain-containing protein yields MLTVPEIIAELEAMHGQREWHWWPEKPPFEVCVGAILVQNTAWTNVERALEQLRAAGALDPERMAALSDAELQSLIRPSGQYRQKARKLRAFLATCAGAGGLDRLLALPAGELRSRLLQTWGIGPETADCIVCYAARQPTLVVDAYTARLFRRLGMGPTAEGYGAWQDWLVSSLSVATDEGSAEWYARVHALIVLHAKHLCRKRNPRCGECLLRRACSVPKT; encoded by the coding sequence ATGCTGACTGTGCCCGAGATCATCGCCGAGCTCGAAGCGATGCACGGCCAACGGGAATGGCACTGGTGGCCGGAAAAGCCGCCGTTCGAGGTCTGCGTGGGCGCCATCCTCGTCCAGAACACGGCCTGGACGAATGTTGAACGGGCGCTCGAGCAGCTGCGAGCCGCGGGCGCCCTTGACCCGGAACGCATGGCGGCCCTTAGCGATGCCGAACTGCAGTCACTTATTCGGCCCAGCGGCCAGTACCGGCAGAAGGCCCGCAAGCTCCGGGCCTTCCTCGCGACCTGTGCAGGGGCAGGCGGGCTCGACCGGCTGCTCGCCCTGCCCGCGGGCGAGCTCCGCTCGCGCCTGCTGCAAACCTGGGGCATCGGACCGGAGACGGCCGACTGCATCGTGTGCTACGCCGCCCGGCAACCGACGCTGGTCGTGGATGCGTACACGGCCCGCCTCTTTCGGCGGCTCGGCATGGGGCCGACGGCCGAAGGGTACGGTGCCTGGCAGGATTGGCTCGTTTCTTCACTTTCGGTGGCGACGGACGAGGGGTCGGCCGAATGGTACGCCAGGGTGCACGCGCTTATTGTTCTCCACGCCAAGCACCTCTGCCGAAAGCGGAACCCCCGGTGCGGCGAGTGCCTGTTGCGACGGGCCTGCTCTGTCCCCAAAACATAA
- a CDS encoding signal peptidase I, with protein MGNLAGLPCDGARSRGVIAAVAVALLVVAVGCAWVLFAPPQLGGQASYVIVNGNSMEPGMHRGDLAIVRPADRYVPGDVVTYRHPDVGHVIHRIIEEKDGRFILKGDHNDFEDSYRPTANDIVGKLWLHIPGAGSLLWHLRSPLWAGLVLFIAFAGVFAGAGASRAAAPVRPGRQRTNGGAPMTPIYRNWQDTLALLLALAIGFAALAWVAFARPGHREVTAEFSYSQRGQFSYEAAAVDARLYDAGKATTGEPVYLRLSDTVAFTFTYEFISPSPAQLTGTYQLVAELGDISGWKRTIPIGEPGSFAGTAFRTDGILRLADLQEQIATLEVQTGVRNDRYTVTIRPKVQVEGDLSGTPFTADFPEAALPMALDRTQLRLDTAKPDAAIAPAATGTVVNRQRVGNAVRILFVSVPVVAARLVGVAGAAVMVACAGALFIAVARRGWSEASDAHALDAVPVRVTGPVAPSDVPVVDVASMEDLERLAARTGGIILREARPGQHVCYVRDGGVVYRFAFDPGEYGTERAA; from the coding sequence GTGGGCAACCTTGCGGGCCTCCCGTGCGATGGTGCGCGAAGCCGGGGTGTTATCGCAGCAGTCGCGGTCGCCCTCCTGGTCGTCGCGGTCGGCTGCGCATGGGTCCTGTTTGCCCCGCCCCAGCTTGGCGGCCAGGCGTCGTACGTGATTGTGAACGGAAACTCGATGGAGCCCGGCATGCACCGAGGCGACCTGGCCATCGTCCGCCCGGCCGACAGGTACGTTCCCGGCGATGTTGTCACCTATCGTCACCCGGATGTCGGTCACGTCATCCACCGCATCATCGAAGAGAAGGATGGGCGGTTCATCCTGAAGGGCGACCATAACGACTTCGAGGATTCGTACCGGCCAACCGCCAACGACATTGTCGGGAAACTCTGGCTGCACATTCCCGGCGCCGGGAGTCTCCTCTGGCACCTCAGGTCGCCGCTGTGGGCAGGCCTGGTGCTCTTCATCGCCTTCGCCGGCGTGTTTGCGGGCGCCGGCGCGTCGCGCGCTGCAGCTCCTGTCCGCCCCGGCCGGCAACGCACAAACGGAGGTGCTCCAATGACCCCGATCTACCGGAACTGGCAGGACACGCTTGCCTTGCTCCTCGCGCTTGCCATCGGGTTCGCAGCGCTCGCATGGGTAGCCTTCGCACGGCCAGGGCACCGCGAAGTAACAGCCGAGTTCTCGTACAGCCAGCGCGGCCAGTTTTCGTATGAAGCCGCCGCGGTCGACGCCAGGCTGTACGACGCCGGGAAAGCTACGACCGGTGAGCCGGTCTATCTCCGCCTGAGCGATACGGTCGCCTTCACCTTCACGTACGAGTTCATCTCCCCGTCGCCGGCGCAGCTCACCGGAACCTACCAGCTGGTGGCCGAACTGGGAGACATCAGCGGCTGGAAGCGCACCATCCCGATCGGGGAACCTGGTTCGTTTGCAGGCACCGCGTTCCGGACGGACGGCATCCTTCGCCTGGCCGACCTGCAGGAGCAGATTGCGACGCTCGAAGTGCAAACCGGCGTCCGCAACGACCGCTACACCGTGACGATTCGCCCGAAGGTGCAGGTCGAAGGTGACCTGAGCGGGACGCCCTTCACGGCCGACTTCCCCGAAGCGGCGCTTCCAATGGCGCTCGACCGCACCCAGCTGCGCCTCGACACCGCGAAGCCTGATGCTGCGATCGCCCCGGCTGCGACGGGCACCGTCGTGAACCGGCAGCGTGTCGGCAATGCCGTCCGCATCCTCTTCGTCAGCGTCCCCGTTGTCGCGGCGCGCCTTGTCGGCGTAGCCGGAGCTGCGGTGATGGTGGCCTGCGCGGGTGCGCTCTTCATTGCGGTCGCTCGCAGGGGCTGGTCGGAAGCCTCCGACGCCCATGCCTTGGATGCCGTTCCGGTTCGGGTCACCGGCCCGGTTGCCCCCAGCGACGTTCCGGTAGTGGATGTCGCCTCCATGGAAGACCTCGAACGGCTTGCTGCCAGGACGGGCGGTATCATCCTGCGGGAGGCCCGGCCCGGGCAGCACGTCTGCTACGTCCGGGACGGCGGCGTGGTCTACCGGTTCGCCTTCGACCCCGGGGAATACGGTACGGAGCGCGCCGCATGA
- a CDS encoding DinB family protein, whose translation MERRIPDPTLMARLQLSVKGVDWAAGLVRRWQHDTPPGGGWTPHQHVAHLLAAEQNVFHVRVPRILAEDRPVFESWDQTAHMEREYRPEGDIEELAEAFMRAREQTVGYFKDLTPDQWTRTAVWPGGVGEVDLAWVAERALAHALEHFVALLNLHQEFDRHHARTWLSG comes from the coding sequence GTGGAACGACGCATCCCCGACCCGACCCTGATGGCCCGGCTCCAGCTCAGCGTCAAGGGCGTCGACTGGGCGGCCGGGCTGGTGCGCCGGTGGCAGCATGACACCCCGCCTGGCGGGGGGTGGACACCCCACCAGCACGTGGCGCACCTCCTGGCCGCCGAGCAGAACGTCTTCCACGTGCGGGTCCCGCGCATCCTTGCCGAGGACCGGCCGGTGTTCGAAAGCTGGGACCAGACAGCCCACATGGAGCGGGAGTACCGCCCCGAGGGCGACATCGAGGAGCTCGCCGAAGCGTTCATGCGGGCCCGCGAGCAGACCGTCGGCTACTTCAAGGACCTCACCCCCGATCAGTGGACCCGGACTGCGGTCTGGCCGGGCGGCGTCGGCGAGGTAGACCTCGCATGGGTTGCCGAGCGGGCGCTCGCACACGCGCTCGAGCACTTCGTCGCCCTGCTCAACCTCCACCAGGAATTTGACCGCCACCACGCCCGGACGTGGCTCAGCGGCTAA
- a CDS encoding XdhC family protein, whose product MDAAIYRELQRALSAGEPVALATVTRARGSTPRKPGAKMLIRADGSFFGTIGGGCGEAEVWQEAMAALEDGRPRSVVVDLTEPTDGDDKICGGVMDVFVERLG is encoded by the coding sequence GTGGACGCAGCCATCTACCGGGAGCTCCAGCGTGCCCTTTCCGCCGGCGAGCCCGTCGCCCTGGCAACCGTTACCCGTGCCCGCGGCTCAACCCCCCGCAAGCCCGGCGCCAAGATGCTCATCCGGGCTGACGGCAGTTTTTTCGGCACCATCGGCGGCGGCTGCGGCGAAGCGGAGGTCTGGCAGGAGGCGATGGCCGCCCTTGAGGATGGGCGCCCGCGGAGTGTCGTGGTGGACCTCACCGAACCCACCGACGGTGACGACAAGATCTGCGGCGGTGTGATGGACGTATTCGTTGAACGGTTAGGGTAA
- the erpA gene encoding iron-sulfur cluster insertion protein ErpA yields the protein MSVEPGASVALVNITERAAEKARALLEARELPNGALRVFVAGGGCSGYQYGMALARSSEEDDIVIEQYGVRILVDPESARYLEGAEIDYVDDIMKSGFSIYNPNAVKSCACGSSFQTADGSGQPRACC from the coding sequence ATGTCTGTGGAACCCGGCGCGTCGGTCGCGCTCGTCAACATCACGGAGCGGGCAGCTGAGAAGGCCCGCGCGCTCCTCGAAGCCCGGGAGCTGCCGAATGGCGCGCTGCGCGTCTTTGTCGCCGGCGGCGGCTGCTCCGGCTACCAGTACGGCATGGCGCTTGCACGGTCGTCCGAGGAGGATGACATCGTCATCGAGCAGTACGGCGTCCGCATCCTGGTAGACCCGGAGAGCGCCCGCTACCTCGAGGGCGCCGAGATTGATTATGTTGATGACATCATGAAGAGCGGCTTCAGCATCTACAACCCGAACGCCGTCAAGAGCTGCGCATGCGGTTCGAGCTTCCAGACGGCGGACGGCAGCGGCCAGCCGCGCGCCTGCTGCTAG
- a CDS encoding shikimate kinase: MTDGTPAAGRLGSRIVVVGPSCSGKSTLGAILADRLGLPFIELDALYWRENWTRPTDEEFCALLRGAHSGDGWVSAGNYLRQTVHITWPLADTILWLDVGVATTSWRVLRRSWRRWRSNELLWGVCRENFWRQLAFWDPNLSLIRYNISRRAQCRELFEQAAREAEAARKRFLRLRSRGDIARLLASVGGQGRTEAPTGP; encoded by the coding sequence GTGACGGACGGGACACCTGCGGCCGGGCGCCTCGGCAGCCGGATCGTCGTCGTTGGTCCGAGCTGCTCCGGGAAATCGACGCTCGGGGCTATACTGGCCGACCGGCTCGGTCTGCCCTTCATCGAACTGGACGCGCTCTACTGGCGGGAGAACTGGACGCGGCCGACCGACGAAGAGTTCTGTGCCCTTCTTCGCGGTGCACATAGCGGCGACGGCTGGGTGAGCGCAGGCAACTACCTCCGACAGACCGTTCACATCACCTGGCCGTTGGCCGACACGATTCTCTGGCTGGATGTTGGGGTGGCGACGACCTCCTGGCGGGTGCTGCGCCGCTCCTGGCGCCGATGGCGCTCGAACGAGCTGCTCTGGGGCGTCTGCCGGGAGAACTTCTGGCGGCAACTCGCCTTCTGGGACCCCAACCTGTCGCTCATCCGGTACAACATATCGCGCCGCGCCCAGTGTCGGGAGCTATTTGAACAGGCAGCACGAGAAGCCGAAGCCGCAAGAAAACGCTTCCTGCGGCTTCGTTCCCGCGGCGATATCGCGCGGCTGCTTGCCTCAGTGGGCGGACAGGGCCGGACCGAGGCGCCTACCGGCCCTTGA
- a CDS encoding alpha/beta fold hydrolase has protein sequence MVTAGYVERSVTVNGLKLAYQEWGNPSAPPIVMLHGFGVSGHMFDEFAERMQDRYWLLALDQRGHGDSDWSESGDYSREAFVEDLEGFRKALGLDRFILIGHSMGGLNAVSYVNTYPGHVTALVLVDVGPESSKEGVDNIVRFTRGPDELEFEEFVQMAHRFNPRRTLENIRERMRHRLKPTEGGKWTWKFDRRFRQPDSGITVGWRLSNDEMWQLFRNITIPTLLVRGAESDVLSAEVAERCVQEMPAARLVTIPGAGHSVPGDNPDAFTEAVASFLGEVQRGEFPPKAATEPPALQQLVEEQTTARRRGPGTMTLVLAGAGAVIALAGLGFLIRKGTEARRERRRPATKRAFGTVREAAPPIPPVDLELARERAAETVARLAEISARGARSARRTIDDADLSRARAAAGELLAALGETGRHAPELVREAAHRVESVARRRRKTGRAQRLLWLLPGRSSRSRRGWFR, from the coding sequence GTGGTTACGGCCGGGTACGTTGAACGCTCGGTAACGGTGAACGGCCTGAAGCTGGCCTACCAGGAGTGGGGGAATCCGTCCGCGCCCCCGATCGTTATGCTGCACGGTTTCGGCGTCTCCGGGCACATGTTCGACGAGTTCGCCGAGCGCATGCAGGACCGGTACTGGCTCCTGGCGCTCGACCAGCGCGGTCACGGCGACAGCGACTGGTCGGAAAGCGGAGATTACTCACGCGAGGCGTTTGTCGAAGACCTCGAAGGCTTCCGGAAGGCGCTGGGCCTCGACAGGTTCATTCTCATCGGGCACTCCATGGGAGGGCTCAACGCCGTTTCATATGTGAACACCTACCCCGGGCACGTCACGGCACTGGTGCTCGTCGATGTGGGCCCCGAGTCTTCAAAAGAAGGTGTTGACAACATCGTCCGCTTTACCCGGGGCCCGGATGAGCTGGAATTTGAAGAGTTTGTGCAGATGGCGCACCGCTTCAATCCGCGGCGCACCCTCGAGAACATCCGGGAGCGGATGCGCCACCGGCTGAAGCCGACCGAGGGCGGCAAGTGGACGTGGAAGTTCGACCGGCGATTCCGCCAGCCGGACAGCGGGATCACGGTCGGCTGGCGGCTCAGCAACGACGAGATGTGGCAGCTGTTCCGGAACATCACCATCCCGACGCTGCTGGTTCGCGGGGCCGAAAGCGACGTACTGTCCGCCGAGGTTGCGGAGCGGTGCGTCCAGGAGATGCCGGCCGCCCGGCTCGTCACCATTCCCGGTGCCGGCCACAGCGTCCCGGGCGATAACCCCGACGCCTTTACCGAAGCGGTCGCCAGCTTTCTTGGCGAGGTCCAGCGCGGTGAGTTCCCGCCGAAGGCGGCCACGGAGCCGCCGGCCCTCCAGCAGCTGGTCGAGGAGCAGACGACGGCCCGGCGCCGCGGTCCCGGCACGATGACGCTGGTGCTTGCCGGCGCCGGTGCCGTGATCGCCTTGGCCGGGCTCGGGTTCCTCATCCGGAAAGGCACTGAAGCCCGCCGGGAACGGCGCAGGCCGGCCACGAAGCGAGCATTCGGGACGGTTCGCGAGGCCGCGCCACCAATCCCACCTGTGGACCTCGAACTTGCGCGGGAGCGGGCTGCGGAAACGGTCGCCCGGCTTGCGGAGATCAGCGCCCGCGGCGCCCGGAGCGCCCGCCGCACCATCGACGACGCCGACCTCTCGCGAGCCCGTGCCGCGGCCGGAGAACTGCTCGCCGCCCTGGGAGAAACCGGGCGCCACGCACCCGAACTTGTCCGGGAGGCTGCGCACCGGGTTGAGTCCGTCGCCCGCCGGCGGCGGAAGACCGGCCGCGCGCAGCGACTTCTCTGGCTCCTGCCTGGCCGCTCCAGCCGCAGCCGCCGCGGGTGGTTCCGCTAG
- a CDS encoding alpha/beta fold hydrolase, whose protein sequence is MAGILAYADTGRGGPPLLFIHGLCCDRRAWDPQIADLSRDHRCIAVDLRGRGATPAVPPFGIRQAAADIAELLDDLEVGPAVLIGHSLGGITALVVNDLRPDRVIGIVTGDSPISAPRADGSGANPLVQRIRELGTKEGLRPLIETFFTAESTPEARAYVDDVMYQCPAEVAAGMLEDAPDVLASLPELVRKADQKPLMAIWAERPLGDPAWLRSVTKFVRQEPIAGAGHFFQLEQPAVTSALLRAFLNDVASDPRIR, encoded by the coding sequence ATGGCGGGCATCCTGGCGTACGCCGATACCGGCAGGGGCGGCCCGCCGCTGCTGTTCATCCATGGCCTCTGCTGCGACCGCCGCGCGTGGGACCCGCAGATTGCCGACCTCTCACGTGACCACCGCTGCATCGCTGTCGACCTGCGCGGCCGGGGAGCGACGCCGGCCGTTCCCCCCTTCGGCATCCGGCAGGCTGCCGCCGACATCGCTGAGTTGCTCGATGACCTCGAAGTTGGCCCGGCCGTCCTCATCGGCCACAGCCTCGGCGGAATCACGGCGCTGGTCGTCAACGACCTCCGGCCGGACCGCGTCATCGGCATCGTGACCGGCGACTCCCCGATTTCTGCCCCGCGCGCGGACGGCTCCGGCGCCAATCCCCTGGTCCAGCGCATTCGCGAACTCGGAACAAAAGAAGGCTTGCGACCGCTCATTGAGACGTTCTTTACGGCTGAATCGACCCCCGAGGCCCGGGCCTACGTGGATGACGTGATGTACCAGTGCCCGGCGGAGGTGGCCGCCGGCATGCTCGAAGATGCGCCGGACGTCCTGGCGTCGCTGCCTGAACTGGTCCGGAAAGCGGACCAGAAGCCGCTCATGGCCATCTGGGCCGAACGGCCGCTCGGCGATCCGGCGTGGCTCCGTTCGGTCACAAAGTTCGTCCGGCAGGAGCCCATTGCCGGCGCCGGGCACTTCTTCCAGCTCGAACAGCCCGCGGTAACCAGCGCGCTGCTCCGTGCATTCCTCAATGATGTCGCGTCCGACCCGAGAATCCGGTAG